One Persicobacter psychrovividus DNA window includes the following coding sequences:
- a CDS encoding c-type cytochrome has translation MMLFKTFFSRLAFTVLLMLSFTAGTHAQDAAGGDGLPTDEASISAGKSLFENNCTVCHAVHEVVVGPALKNVHERRPLEWLHAFIKNSQKVIKSGDEYAVKLYEQYNKTEMTSFDFSDEEINSIVAYVKQESSKAPVVADAAPAAGAEGAQAAPAEGVSDFVMYALIINLVILVLILIVLAMIVRVLTQYLQQKSELDAEDQEIIAQRFSLANVFKSKPMIAIMTILFIAVITKTVIDSLFYVGVQQGYAPTQPIAFSHELHAGQYDIDCNYCHTGVTKSKNANIPSANICMNCHSAIKTDSPEIQKIYAAVESNQPIEWVRIHNLPDLAYFNHSQHVKVGGLECQQCHGEVQTMEVVKQEAPLTMGWCIDCHRKTEVNSKGNAYYDKLVELHAEHSKEPMRVEDIGGLECSKCHY, from the coding sequence ATGATGTTGTTTAAAACTTTTTTTTCTCGTTTGGCATTCACGGTGCTGTTGATGCTCAGCTTCACGGCTGGCACGCACGCTCAGGATGCTGCCGGAGGGGACGGACTCCCGACGGACGAGGCATCCATCTCAGCAGGTAAATCTCTTTTTGAGAATAACTGTACCGTCTGCCATGCGGTCCATGAGGTGGTCGTTGGACCAGCACTAAAGAATGTGCACGAGCGGCGTCCGTTGGAATGGCTGCATGCCTTTATCAAAAACTCCCAGAAGGTAATCAAAAGTGGAGATGAGTATGCTGTGAAATTGTACGAGCAGTACAACAAAACAGAGATGACCTCTTTTGATTTCTCTGATGAAGAGATCAACTCCATTGTTGCTTACGTAAAGCAGGAGTCAAGTAAAGCGCCCGTAGTTGCTGATGCCGCGCCGGCAGCAGGAGCCGAAGGTGCTCAGGCAGCTCCTGCAGAAGGGGTGTCTGATTTTGTGATGTATGCCCTGATCATCAACTTGGTGATTTTGGTATTGATCCTGATTGTCCTTGCGATGATTGTTCGAGTATTGACCCAGTACTTGCAGCAGAAATCTGAACTGGACGCCGAGGATCAGGAAATTATCGCACAGCGTTTCAGCCTTGCGAATGTATTCAAATCAAAACCGATGATTGCCATCATGACGATCCTGTTTATTGCAGTGATCACTAAAACGGTTATTGATTCTCTTTTCTATGTTGGTGTTCAGCAGGGTTATGCGCCTACGCAGCCTATTGCATTCTCTCACGAATTGCATGCCGGACAATACGATATTGACTGTAACTACTGTCATACAGGGGTTACCAAATCAAAAAATGCCAACATTCCTTCTGCCAACATCTGTATGAACTGTCATTCGGCGATTAAAACCGACTCTCCAGAGATCCAAAAGATCTATGCCGCAGTCGAGAGCAATCAGCCGATCGAGTGGGTTCGTATTCACAACTTGCCGGATCTGGCTTATTTCAATCACTCGCAGCACGTAAAAGTGGGCGGTTTGGAATGTCAGCAATGTCATGGTGAAGTACAGACGATGGAAGTCGTTAAGCAGGAAGCTCCTCTTACGATGGGCTGGTGTATTGACTGTCACCGCAAGACGGAAGTCAATAGCAAAGGCAATGCTTACTACGATAAGTTAGTAGAGCTTCACGCAGAGCATAGCAAAGAGCCTATGCGTGTTGAAGACATTGGCGGCTTAGAATGTTCTAAATGTCATTATTAG